TCGCCACCGTGGTGGCGGCCAAGACGCCGCGCGAGGGCGTCGACTTCCTGCCGCTCACCGTCGACTATCAGGAGAAGACCTATGCCGCGGGACGCATCCCCGGCGGCTATTTCAAGCGCGAAGGCCGTCCGACCGAAAAGGAAACGCTGGTTTCCCGCCTGATCGACCGCCCGGTCCGCCCGCTGTTCGTCGACGGCTGGCGCAACGAGACCCAGGTGATCATCACCACGCTGTCGCACGACATGGAGAACGATCCGGATGTGCTGGCGATGGTTGCCGCGTCGGCGGCGCTGACGCTGTCCGGCGTGCCGTTCAAGGGCCCGATCGGCGCTGCGCGCGTCGGTTTCATCAATGACGAATACGTGCTGAACCCGGTGCTCGACGAGATGATCGAGAGCAAGCTCGATCTCGTCGTGGCCGGCACCACCGACGCCGTGCTGATGGTGGAATCGGAAGCCAAGGAGCTCAACGAGGACATCATGCTCGGCGCCGTGATGTTCGGCCACCGGCACTTCCAGCCGGTCATCAAGGCGATCATCGAGCTTGCCGAGAAGGCGGCCAAGGAGCCGCGCGAGATTCAGCTGACCGACCAGAGCGCGCTCGAAAAGGAAATGCTCGGCGTGATCGAGCAGGACCTGCGCTCCGCCTACGCCATTCCGGTGAAGCAGGACCGCTACGCCGCGGTCGGCGTCGCCAAGGAAAAGGTGATGGCGCACTTCTTCCCGGAAGGCCAGGAGCCGCGCTACGAGAAGCTGCGCGTCACCGACGTGTTCAAGGAGCTGGAAGCCAAGATCGTCCGCTGGAACATCCTCGACACCGGCAAGCGCATCGATGGCCGCGACGTCAAGACGGTGCGCAACATCGTCTGCGAGGTCGGCGTGCTGCCGCGCACCCACGGCTCGGCGCTGTTCACCCGCGGCGAGACCCAGGCGCTGGTGGTCACCACGCTCGGCACCGGCGAGGACGAGCAGTATGTCGACGCGCTGTCGGGGACGTACAAGGAGACGTTCCTGCTGCACTACAACTTCCCGCCCTTCTCGGTCGGCGAGACCGGACGGCTCGGCGGCACCAAGCGCCGCGAGATCGGCCACGGCAAGCTCGCCTGGCGCGCCATCCACCCGGTGCTGCCGCCGCATCACGAGTTCCCCTACACCATCCGCGTGGTCTCGGAGATCACCGAGTCGAACGGCTCGTCGTCGATGGCGACCGTCTGCGGTTCGTCGCTGGCGCTGATGGATGCGGGCGTGCCGATCAAGCGGCCGACCGCCGGCATCGCCATGGGCCTGATCCTGGAAGGCTCGCGCTACGCGGTGTTGTCCGACATCCTCGGCGACGAGGACCATCTCGGCGACATGGACTTCAAGGTGGCCGGCACCGACCAGGGCGTCACCTCGCTGCAGATGGACATCAAGATCGAGGGCATCACCGAGGAGATCATGCGCGTCGCGCTCGCCCAGGCGCGCGACGGCCGCATCCACATCCTCGGCGAGATGGCCAAGGCGCTCACCGCGGCGCGCGCCGAGCTCGGCGAGTACGCCCCGCGCATCGAGACCTTCAAGATCGCAACCGACAAGATCCGCGAAGTGATCGGCACCGGCGGCAAGGTGATCCGCGAGATCGTGGAAAAGACCGGCGCCAAGATCAACATCGAGGACGACGGTACCGTGAAGGTCGCCTCCAACGATGGCGAGGCGATGAAGGCCGCCATCAAGTGGATCAAGTCGATCGCCTCCGATCCGGAGGTCGGCCAGATCTATGACGGCACCGTGGTCAAGGTGATGGAGTTCGGCGCGTTCGTAAACTTCTTCGGCGCCCGCGACGGCCTCGTCCATATCAGCCAGCTCGCGGCCAACCGCGTGCAGAAGACCTCCGACGTCGTCAAGGAAGGCGACAAGGTCAAGGTCAAGCTGCTCGGCTTCGACGACCGCGGCAAGACGCGGCTGTCGATGAAGGCGGTCGACCAGACCACCGGCGAGGATCTCGAGGCCAAGCCGAACAAGGGCGAGGCGCCGCCGCGTGAAGCCGCCGGCGAGTAAGCTCGCTCGCATGATGAAATCGAAAAGGGCGGCCTCGCGGCCGCCCTTTTTGCTTGAATTCGCAAATCTCGGACTTTGGCGACGAAGGTCGCGGCTAGCGCTCGATGATCTTGAAGTAAGTATCCTTCAGCACAATCATGTTGTCGCGGAAGGTGAAGAGGTCGCAGCCGAGCCAGTCCTGCTTCTCGCCGCTGGCCGTGGTCGCGGTGCGATGCCACTCGGCGACGCCGTGGTTGCCCGAGACGTATTCGGCCGAGGCGCGCCACTCGATGTCGGGGCTGCTCGCGAACAGCTTCTCGAAGAAGGCGCGGATTTCCTTCCTTCCCCTGTAGGTGTTGCCGGCTCCGTCCGAGCCCATGGCGTTGCGAAAGACGCCGTCTTCCGCAAAGGAGTCGACGATGAAATCGATGTCGTGGCGGTTGAAGGCCAGCCCGATTTCGTGGACGCGCTCGAGCGAAACGTGGTTGGACCCGTGCATTTCCTTTCCTCCCTGCCTTGTTTTGGTTGACGCTGCGTACCCGGCGGCGGGGGCTTCATACGGAAGCTCCCCGCCGTCGTTTGTGCGTGTTCAGGCGGCGATGTCGAAGCGATCCGCGTTCATGACCTTGTTCCAGGCCGCCACGAAGTCCTTCACGAACTTCTCCTTCGCGTCGGCGCAGGCGTAGACCTCCGCGAACGCGCGGAGCTGCGCATGCGAGCCGAAGACCAGGTCGACGCGCGTGCCGGTCCACTTGACCGCATTCGTCTTCCGATCGCGGCCTTCGTAGGTGCCGTCGGCAGCCGGCTGCCAGACTGTCGCCATGTCGAGCAGGTTGACGAAGAAGTCGTTGGTCAGCACACCCGGTTTCGCGGTGAAGACACCGTGCTTGGATTTGCCCGTGTTGGCGCCGAGCACCCGCAGGCCGCCGACGAGAACCGTCAACTCAGGCCCCGTCAGCGTCAGCAGTTGCGCACGGTCCACCAACGCCTCCTCGGGCGCCATGAACTGGTGCTTCTTGCCGCTGACATAGTTGCGGAAGCCGTCGGCACGCGGTTCGAGCGGGGCAAAGGACTCGACGTCGGTTTGATCCTGCGAGGCGTCCGCCCGCCCCGGCGTGAAGGGAACCTTCACGTCGATGCCGGCGTCCTTTGCAGCCTTTTCGACCGCCGCGCAGCCACCGAGAACGATCAGGTCGGCAAGCGAGATTTTCTTGCCGGACTCCTTCTGGATCGCTTCGAGCTTCGAGAGGACGGCCTTGAGCTCGGCCGGCTGGTTCACCTCCCAGTCCTTCTGGGGGCTGAGACGAATACGCGCACCATTCGCACCACCGCGCTTGTCGGAGCCGCGGAACGTCGACGCCGACGCCCAGGCGGCTGAGACCAGCTGGGACACGGACAGGCCGGAGGCGAGAATCTTGCCCTTCAGCGCGGCGATGTCCTGCTCTCCGACCGGCGGATGATCCGCCGCCGGAATCGGATCCTGCCAGATCAGCGTCTCCTTCGGCACCAGCGGGCCGAGATAGCGCGCGATGGGGCCCATGTCGCGGTGCGTGAGCTTGAACCACGCACGCGCGAATGCGTCCGCGAACTGGTCCGGATGCTCGTAGAAGCGGCGCGAGATCTTCTCGTAGGCCGGGTCCAAGCGCAGCGACAGGTCGGTCGTCAGCAT
This genomic interval from Bradyrhizobium sp. NP1 contains the following:
- a CDS encoding nuclear transport factor 2 family protein, with amino-acid sequence MHGSNHVSLERVHEIGLAFNRHDIDFIVDSFAEDGVFRNAMGSDGAGNTYRGRKEIRAFFEKLFASSPDIEWRASAEYVSGNHGVAEWHRTATTASGEKQDWLGCDLFTFRDNMIVLKDTYFKIIER
- the pnp gene encoding polyribonucleotide nucleotidyltransferase yields the protein MFNIHSVEIDWGGRPLKLETGKIARQADGAVKATYGETVVLATVVAAKTPREGVDFLPLTVDYQEKTYAAGRIPGGYFKREGRPTEKETLVSRLIDRPVRPLFVDGWRNETQVIITTLSHDMENDPDVLAMVAASAALTLSGVPFKGPIGAARVGFINDEYVLNPVLDEMIESKLDLVVAGTTDAVLMVESEAKELNEDIMLGAVMFGHRHFQPVIKAIIELAEKAAKEPREIQLTDQSALEKEMLGVIEQDLRSAYAIPVKQDRYAAVGVAKEKVMAHFFPEGQEPRYEKLRVTDVFKELEAKIVRWNILDTGKRIDGRDVKTVRNIVCEVGVLPRTHGSALFTRGETQALVVTTLGTGEDEQYVDALSGTYKETFLLHYNFPPFSVGETGRLGGTKRREIGHGKLAWRAIHPVLPPHHEFPYTIRVVSEITESNGSSSMATVCGSSLALMDAGVPIKRPTAGIAMGLILEGSRYAVLSDILGDEDHLGDMDFKVAGTDQGVTSLQMDIKIEGITEEIMRVALAQARDGRIHILGEMAKALTAARAELGEYAPRIETFKIATDKIREVIGTGGKVIREIVEKTGAKINIEDDGTVKVASNDGEAMKAAIKWIKSIASDPEVGQIYDGTVVKVMEFGAFVNFFGARDGLVHISQLAANRVQKTSDVVKEGDKVKVKLLGFDDRGKTRLSMKAVDQTTGEDLEAKPNKGEAPPREAAGE
- the katG gene encoding catalase/peroxidase HPI, producing MDDTTKCPFPGGKRAHTNRDWWPEALDVSVLHRNSGLSDPMGEAFDYAKEFKSLDLNAVVKDLHALMTESQDWWPADFGHYGGLMIRMAWHSAGTYRITDGRGGAGAGQQRFAPLNSWPDNANLDKARRLLWPVKQKYGRKISWADLMILAGNVALESMGFKTFGFAGGRTDVWEPEELYWGPEGSWLGDERYSGERQLAEPLGAVQMGLIYVNPEGPNGNPDPVAAAKDIRETFFRMAMNDEETVALIAGGHSFGKTHGAGDPSLVGPAPEGGAIEDQGLGWKSKHGTGIGADAITGGPEVTWTQTPTKWSNLFFKNLFENEWELTKSPAGAKQWRAKNAAATIPDPFDKSKKHVPTMLTTDLSLRLDPAYEKISRRFYEHPDQFADAFARAWFKLTHRDMGPIARYLGPLVPKETLIWQDPIPAADHPPVGEQDIAALKGKILASGLSVSQLVSAAWASASTFRGSDKRGGANGARIRLSPQKDWEVNQPAELKAVLSKLEAIQKESGKKISLADLIVLGGCAAVEKAAKDAGIDVKVPFTPGRADASQDQTDVESFAPLEPRADGFRNYVSGKKHQFMAPEEALVDRAQLLTLTGPELTVLVGGLRVLGANTGKSKHGVFTAKPGVLTNDFFVNLLDMATVWQPAADGTYEGRDRKTNAVKWTGTRVDLVFGSHAQLRAFAEVYACADAKEKFVKDFVAAWNKVMNADRFDIAA